One Pantoea eucalypti genomic region harbors:
- a CDS encoding type VI secretion system Vgr family protein, producing MFSRITAQLPADGLLFHTLTGTETLSRPFVLTAELLATDARIDRHALLGKPVTFTLPTDGLMNALSPRYLNGKITRVAVRSQELSGTRYAVYQLTVEPDLWPMRRDRNLRIFQSQTVPQIVQTLLKEYAVSVETRLAGSYRVWEYCVQYQESSLDFISRLMELEGIYYFFRHEADRHTLVLCDAPDQHQAFPGYETIAYHVTPSGGVVTEEGISQWSLAESVTPGIYSTDDYDFRKPNAWMLQARQNPASPVPGSVDVYDWPGHFVDHSHGESYARIRQEVWQAEHHSVSGSGTATGIAPGFTFAIINAPHFSDNGEYLVTSATYDFAENSYASGDTGESRHNISFTVLPSSVTYRTPPETPWPKTHGPQTAKVVGPKGESIWTDRYGRVKVKFHWDRLAKGDDTSSCWVRVSSAWAGQGFGGVQIPRVNDEVVVDFINGDPDRPLIIGRVYNEASMPPWALPAAATQMGFLSRSKDGTADTANALRFEDKAGEEHLWIQAQKNMDTHVKNDESHSVLNNRTVSVGANNETRVDGDHALGTQGNSKTLTTGNRTEQAFASYTIAAGDTVRIECGLSAIELTKEGAINFIGKNFNITVDGNGEINTKGGELHLNPEGGSAAIIAPGSGHKNKIKSEIENYFSSSAKNTKG from the coding sequence ATGTTCTCACGCATTACTGCTCAGCTGCCGGCGGACGGCCTGCTGTTCCATACGCTCACCGGCACCGAGACGCTGTCCCGTCCCTTTGTGCTCACCGCCGAACTGCTGGCCACCGACGCGCGTATCGACCGTCACGCCCTGCTGGGCAAGCCGGTGACCTTTACGCTGCCGACCGACGGCCTGATGAACGCGCTGAGCCCGCGCTACCTCAACGGCAAAATCACCCGGGTGGCGGTGCGCAGCCAGGAGCTGAGCGGCACCCGCTACGCGGTCTACCAGCTGACGGTGGAGCCGGACCTGTGGCCGATGCGGCGCGACCGCAACCTGCGCATCTTCCAGAGCCAGACGGTGCCGCAGATTGTGCAGACGCTGCTGAAGGAGTACGCGGTCAGCGTGGAGACGCGCCTGGCGGGCAGCTACCGGGTGTGGGAGTACTGCGTGCAGTATCAGGAGAGCAGCCTGGACTTCATCAGCCGCCTGATGGAGCTGGAGGGGATTTACTACTTCTTCCGCCACGAGGCGGACAGGCATACGCTGGTGCTGTGCGACGCGCCGGACCAGCATCAGGCGTTTCCGGGCTATGAGACCATCGCCTATCACGTCACCCCGTCGGGCGGCGTGGTGACGGAAGAGGGCATCAGCCAGTGGTCGCTGGCGGAGAGCGTGACGCCGGGCATCTACAGCACCGACGACTACGACTTCCGCAAGCCGAACGCGTGGATGCTGCAGGCGCGGCAGAACCCGGCGTCGCCGGTGCCGGGCTCGGTGGACGTCTACGACTGGCCGGGCCACTTTGTCGACCACAGCCACGGCGAGTCCTACGCGCGCATCCGTCAGGAGGTGTGGCAGGCCGAGCACCACAGCGTCAGCGGGTCGGGCACCGCCACCGGCATCGCGCCGGGCTTCACCTTCGCCATCATCAACGCGCCGCACTTCAGCGACAACGGCGAATATCTGGTGACCTCGGCGACCTATGACTTCGCCGAGAACAGTTACGCCAGCGGCGACACCGGCGAGAGCCGGCACAACATCAGCTTCACGGTGCTGCCGTCGTCGGTGACGTACCGCACGCCGCCGGAGACGCCGTGGCCGAAAACGCACGGTCCGCAGACCGCGAAGGTGGTCGGACCGAAAGGCGAGTCCATCTGGACCGACCGCTACGGCCGGGTGAAGGTGAAGTTTCACTGGGACCGTCTGGCGAAGGGCGACGACACCAGCTCCTGCTGGGTGCGCGTCTCCAGCGCCTGGGCGGGCCAGGGATTCGGCGGGGTGCAGATCCCGCGGGTCAACGACGAAGTGGTGGTGGACTTTATCAATGGCGATCCGGACCGTCCGCTGATCATCGGCCGGGTGTACAACGAGGCGAGCATGCCGCCGTGGGCGCTGCCGGCGGCGGCGACGCAGATGGGTTTTCTGAGCCGGTCGAAGGATGGCACGGCGGACACGGCGAACGCGCTGAGGTTTGAGGATAAGGCGGGTGAGGAACACCTGTGGATCCAGGCGCAGAAGAACATGGATACGCATGTTAAAAATGATGAATCACACAGTGTTCTGAACAATAGGACAGTTTCGGTGGGCGCTAATAATGAGACGCGAGTGGATGGTGACCATGCTCTCGGCACTCAGGGAAATAGTAAAACGCTGACAACGGGCAATCGTACTGAACAGGCCTTTGCTTCTTACACCATTGCAGCCGGAGATACCGTAAGAATCGAGTGTGGTCTCAGCGCGATTGAGTTAACTAAAGAAGGTGCGATTAATTTTATTGGTAAAAATTTTAACATTACCGTCGATGGTAATGGAGAGATTAATACCAAAGGTGGTGAGTTACATTTAAATCCGGAAGGAGGAAGCGCTGCAATAATTGCACCGGGTAGTGGACATAAAAATAAAATAAAAAGTGAAATTGAAAACTACTTTTCTTCATCAGCAAAAAATACCAAAGGATAA